In one window of Pseudoalteromonas sp. GCY DNA:
- a CDS encoding LysR substrate-binding domain-containing protein has translation MDKRLRHLSALRCFESAARLQSYTQAALELNITQAAVSQQMRQLENALAVKLFVRKGRNMHLTEAGEVLLMSTQSAFKRIIGGLNQIQTQELAGSLTITSTQSFCSLWLMPNLCSFYESHDDIQIRVLGSNRFEDIRLNHIDIAIRFSTKRELACPAGLEQLYLGEDSNYPVCSPSYKEALQIKSPSDLARCNLIHHDDDKVSWEQWFETQGICGSSICAKGPHTRVSSNDMALSAALKGQGVAIVSKELFLDFQQAGLIVQLFDIPHPVVWQRYVLFDPYSPKRARIQVFIDWLINHLP, from the coding sequence ATGGATAAGAGGTTAAGGCACTTAAGTGCACTACGCTGTTTTGAGAGTGCAGCTCGGCTCCAAAGTTACACTCAAGCTGCACTCGAATTGAACATTACGCAAGCGGCAGTAAGTCAACAAATGCGGCAACTGGAAAATGCACTTGCAGTTAAGCTTTTTGTAAGAAAAGGCCGTAATATGCACTTGACTGAAGCCGGTGAAGTGTTGCTAATGTCTACTCAAAGTGCGTTTAAGCGCATTATTGGGGGATTAAATCAAATTCAAACACAAGAATTGGCTGGTAGCTTAACTATCACGTCAACCCAGTCTTTTTGCTCATTATGGCTAATGCCTAACTTATGTTCGTTTTACGAGTCTCATGACGACATCCAAATTCGTGTGCTTGGCTCGAATCGCTTTGAAGACATTCGTTTAAACCATATTGATATTGCGATCCGATTTTCTACCAAGCGAGAGTTAGCGTGCCCAGCCGGACTTGAGCAGTTATATCTTGGGGAAGATAGCAACTACCCTGTTTGTTCACCAAGCTACAAAGAAGCGCTGCAAATTAAGTCTCCGAGTGATTTAGCAAGATGCAACCTTATCCATCACGACGATGACAAAGTAAGCTGGGAGCAGTGGTTTGAGACTCAAGGGATATGCGGTTCAAGTATTTGTGCCAAAGGCCCACACACTCGAGTCTCTTCTAATGACATGGCATTGAGTGCAGCGCTTAAAGGCCAAGGTGTGGCAATCGTCTCCAAAGAGCTATTTTTAGACTTTCAACAAGCTGGACTTATTGTGCAGCTTTTTGATATCCCTCACCCTGTGGTATG
- a CDS encoding M1 family metallopeptidase, which translates to MLSKSLICSAILLATSASVDAQSNAELHRLATVAKPIEQAVTFNLDPSKERFSGHTTIKLEVLKATQFIELNGLDYAINTAELVGKASCELRDKMLETGKVRLSCEKTLQPGRYTLTIDYTAPYNRNSVGLYKTIDNGVPYLFTQFQMSDARRAIPTFDEPEYKIPFQLTITAPDDQKVFANTLVLETKKSNGMTTHYFDKTPPLPSYLVALSVGPFEVLDVKGMSVPGNIITPQKKSNLAAYSIENTPKILKALEDYFDLPYVYKKLDQVAVPEFPFGAMENAGLVTYREDILLIDPPTSTRQAQTSHVNVIAHELAHQWYGNLVTMKWWNDLWLNEAFATWMAAKITLQLFPELETNLSLSQHSAMPYDAQATTSPIRKPVITESDVTDGLGLAYSKGSAVLYMVEQWLGEAVFKQGMRNYIRKFAYKNAEAKDLWNELGKVSNKDVATVLNSFVSQASFPLLTIKLDGQNAIVSQQRFVIKGQEAAAQTWHIPITLRYGKGDKTATKTILLDAKTQQIKLDFEPEWILPNDNATGYYRWDLSESQLASLISHAPNKLNERERLDLLSNVDALMESGKINANALMLTLSEFINDTHPKVAKAALTQLLSQHKQYEDDSNKLLWKKLFTTYVEPAFSRYGLEANANEPAATSEIRAALVRALAFETKHQTIITHAKKQASLYLTSPDKVDPYLARSFLQIAAYYGDAELLKSYKKVFETTNNPTQRTNLLLAMGYFGPQELQQQVLDYALSEHVTASDFNYILSGNGKGDERKALYQKWFYKHFERVKERFPPFAKPQLPFYLFSYCDADALKQAQQFFGPMQNEIEGLSKSLKQLELATNTCIMQKQRELASVNQFLNNL; encoded by the coding sequence ATGCTATCTAAATCTCTGATATGCAGTGCTATTTTACTAGCTACTAGCGCTTCTGTTGATGCCCAATCTAATGCTGAACTTCATCGTTTAGCCACCGTAGCTAAACCGATAGAACAAGCTGTCACATTTAACTTAGATCCGTCTAAGGAGCGTTTTTCAGGACACACGACTATAAAACTTGAGGTGCTCAAAGCCACTCAGTTTATTGAGCTCAACGGATTAGACTATGCAATCAACACTGCTGAGTTAGTCGGAAAAGCGTCGTGTGAGCTCAGAGATAAAATGCTCGAAACCGGTAAAGTGAGATTGAGTTGTGAAAAAACACTGCAACCGGGTCGCTACACGCTTACTATTGACTATACCGCTCCTTACAATCGCAATAGCGTCGGTCTCTATAAAACCATAGACAATGGCGTGCCTTACTTATTTACTCAGTTTCAGATGAGTGATGCAAGAAGAGCAATACCAACGTTTGATGAACCTGAGTATAAAATTCCATTCCAACTCACTATTACCGCCCCTGACGATCAAAAAGTATTCGCCAACACGCTTGTTTTAGAGACCAAAAAGTCAAATGGCATGACCACCCACTACTTCGACAAGACACCGCCTCTTCCTTCTTATTTAGTTGCCTTGTCCGTTGGTCCATTCGAAGTACTTGATGTTAAAGGGATGTCGGTTCCAGGTAACATTATTACCCCACAAAAGAAATCAAATCTTGCCGCTTATTCCATCGAAAACACGCCAAAGATACTCAAAGCACTTGAAGACTATTTTGACTTACCCTATGTCTATAAAAAACTAGACCAAGTCGCAGTCCCTGAATTTCCGTTCGGAGCAATGGAGAATGCAGGCCTTGTGACTTACCGAGAAGATATATTACTTATCGATCCGCCAACGTCGACAAGACAAGCCCAAACTTCGCATGTGAACGTTATTGCTCATGAGCTCGCACACCAATGGTATGGTAATTTAGTTACGATGAAATGGTGGAATGATCTGTGGTTAAACGAAGCATTTGCCACTTGGATGGCTGCAAAGATCACATTACAGTTGTTTCCTGAGCTAGAGACCAATTTATCCTTATCTCAACACAGTGCCATGCCCTATGACGCTCAAGCAACTACCTCACCGATCCGCAAACCGGTTATTACAGAGTCTGATGTAACAGATGGCTTGGGACTTGCGTACAGCAAAGGTAGCGCGGTACTTTACATGGTTGAGCAGTGGCTTGGGGAAGCGGTATTCAAGCAAGGCATGCGCAATTATATCCGTAAATTTGCTTATAAAAATGCAGAAGCTAAAGATCTTTGGAATGAGCTGGGTAAAGTGTCTAATAAAGATGTTGCTACAGTGCTAAACTCATTTGTATCACAAGCTTCATTTCCACTTTTGACGATTAAGTTAGATGGTCAGAATGCCATCGTATCCCAACAACGTTTTGTAATAAAAGGGCAAGAAGCGGCAGCACAAACTTGGCATATACCCATCACGTTGCGCTATGGTAAAGGTGACAAAACGGCCACTAAGACAATACTTCTAGACGCTAAGACACAACAGATTAAATTAGACTTTGAGCCTGAGTGGATCTTACCAAACGACAATGCGACAGGTTATTACCGCTGGGATCTTTCTGAGTCTCAACTCGCAAGCCTAATATCACATGCCCCAAACAAGCTAAACGAGCGGGAGAGATTAGACTTACTAAGCAATGTTGACGCGCTGATGGAGTCTGGAAAAATAAACGCCAATGCGTTGATGTTAACACTCAGTGAGTTTATTAACGACACTCATCCCAAGGTAGCAAAGGCCGCTCTCACTCAATTACTATCACAACATAAACAGTATGAAGACGATTCAAATAAGTTACTTTGGAAGAAACTTTTTACGACTTATGTTGAGCCTGCGTTTTCTCGATATGGACTTGAGGCAAATGCAAATGAACCAGCTGCCACATCGGAAATACGTGCAGCATTGGTTAGAGCACTGGCTTTCGAGACAAAGCATCAAACCATTATTACGCATGCAAAAAAACAAGCGAGTTTATATTTAACGTCACCTGATAAAGTTGACCCCTACTTGGCAAGAAGTTTCCTGCAAATTGCCGCTTACTACGGTGATGCTGAGCTGTTGAAGTCGTACAAAAAAGTATTTGAAACTACTAATAACCCAACTCAACGTACTAATCTATTGCTTGCCATGGGTTATTTTGGTCCTCAAGAATTGCAACAACAAGTACTAGATTATGCCCTAAGCGAGCATGTAACTGCCTCCGACTTTAATTACATATTAAGCGGGAATGGTAAAGGCGATGAGCGAAAAGCGCTTTATCAAAAGTGGTTTTATAAGCACTTTGAGCGCGTAAAGGAACGTTTTCCTCCTTTTGCCAAGCCACAGCTACCTTTTTACCTATTTTCGTACTGTGACGCAGATGCACTAAAACAGGCGCAGCAGTTTTTTGGACCAATGCAAAACGAGATAGAAGGCCTAAGTAAATCACTTAAGCAACTGGAATTGGCAACAAATACCTGCATCATGCAAAAGCAAAGAGAGCTAGCTTCAGTTAACCAATTTTTGAATAACTTGTAA
- a CDS encoding alpha/beta hydrolase: MLRSFLLLLCLPFALAAETVIDSARDRAIPVETHLPTDINHCSEAAPCPVALLSAGYGVSHTDYQFLVKTLNRAGYLVITVGHELATDPPLSVEGNLYETRAENWQRGADTLVFIHDYFKPKFTTFDFEHILLIGHSNGGDISAWLINHGAKFVNQIITLDHRRVPLPRSLDVKVLSIRASDFPADKGVLPSRTEKHKYQDCVVTIASAKHNDMTDEGPSWLTDKIAQILADHLAGKPCLENEKANDQ, translated from the coding sequence ATGTTACGTTCATTTTTATTATTGCTATGTCTGCCATTCGCCTTGGCCGCTGAAACCGTGATTGACTCCGCTCGTGATAGAGCAATTCCAGTAGAAACTCATTTGCCAACCGACATCAATCACTGTTCAGAAGCGGCACCTTGTCCTGTTGCACTGCTAAGCGCCGGCTATGGTGTCTCACATACTGACTATCAATTTTTGGTCAAGACGCTAAACCGAGCTGGATATTTGGTTATTACTGTAGGCCATGAGCTTGCAACTGATCCTCCTCTTTCCGTCGAGGGAAACTTATACGAAACACGCGCAGAAAACTGGCAACGGGGCGCTGATACGCTGGTGTTTATTCACGATTACTTTAAGCCGAAGTTCACCACCTTTGACTTTGAGCATATCCTCTTAATTGGCCATTCTAATGGCGGCGACATTTCAGCATGGTTAATCAATCACGGTGCTAAATTTGTAAACCAAATCATTACGCTAGATCATCGCAGAGTGCCATTACCGAGAAGCCTTGATGTAAAGGTATTGTCGATACGAGCAAGTGACTTTCCAGCAGACAAAGGGGTGTTGCCAAGTCGTACTGAAAAGCACAAATATCAGGATTGTGTTGTCACGATAGCGAGCGCAAAACACAACGACATGACTGACGAAGGTCCGAGCTGGCTAACAGACAAAATAGCACAAATTTTGGCTGATCATTTGGCTGGTAAACCTTGCTTAGAGAATGAAAAAGCAAACGACCAATAG
- a CDS encoding DoxX family protein, whose protein sequence is MVTPIIIILLLCSPLLLGIIYSKVRGVQVETTTLACWGLGIAFMFFFIGHIVKAQGMVEMLPSWVPYRLPLVYFTGVIELAVAILLFIPKYQLPTAKAAIAVFILFFPANVYAALNSVGLGGHQWGPVYLLIRAPLQIILIAWAYFMCVKPLSIPVAEIK, encoded by the coding sequence ATGGTTACACCAATCATCATTATACTGTTACTTTGCAGCCCGTTATTACTCGGTATTATCTATTCAAAGGTAAGAGGCGTACAGGTAGAGACAACAACGCTTGCCTGTTGGGGTCTCGGTATCGCATTCATGTTCTTTTTTATTGGCCATATCGTAAAAGCACAGGGAATGGTAGAAATGTTACCTAGTTGGGTGCCGTATAGGCTTCCTTTGGTGTACTTCACTGGTGTCATCGAACTCGCAGTAGCGATTCTGTTATTTATACCTAAATATCAGTTGCCTACAGCAAAAGCGGCTATTGCCGTTTTTATCCTGTTTTTTCCTGCAAATGTGTATGCAGCGCTCAACAGCGTTGGCTTGGGGGGACATCAGTGGGGACCAGTTTATTTGCTAATTAGAGCACCACTGCAAATCATATTGATTGCTTGGGCATATTTTATGTGTGTAAAACCGCTATCAATACCAGTGGCTGAAATTAAATAA
- a CDS encoding methyl-accepting chemotaxis protein has translation MKSVKAKLISAVTAGLVVMLIGAMITVLVMKRVAEQYDSMIDNELAAREQINIVLDDFKTQVQEWKNVLIRGRDPAQLNKYWSRFETKEAEVQKQLSSIVSAYVLPTTLENKLREYQKEHLTLGQKYREAVELFKSSGFDINLADASVSGIDRQASVYLLEINEQINALVDTRTSEIVATKNQLIFFSTLGLIIVALVTLGLLTWYMQHLITRPIRRASDVAKAIASGRLDNKVVVHSNDEIGNLLANLRQMQTSLLDATQKLELQARENLRIRYALNNVAAPVLLCDDSNQVIYVNAQCDSLFDGYRIALSVPAEVVNHPIPEALLHSSKALQQAAGQLVRQLEWEWRVGDIIIEATANPVSDQNGRVLGTVFEFKDLSQTRRAEQQVEQLIKSASDGKLSERLNLEGYVGSMKLIASGLNKLLDAVEQPISQTKQYLTSLSKGEIPEQISGEFKGEFAQIHKALQRATSSLSLLIEDTYSLVAAAGEGELSTRADEAKHQGEFRKIIRGVNETLDAVSKPVALTSGYLESIAKGELPALTNDGYKGEFNSIYQSLFACVGAIKLMLTDAEKLADAASEGDLHHRADASNHHGAYACIITAMNETLDSIEAPLKECMNVMDGLSQGNLTRQVEKSYAGDFALLKQSVNTSVGNLANMMQKLLAMAESITVSVQQITTGIEELSERSSSQAASIEETRVSVGEITETVHSNASNAQSANQLAIEVNQQAQQGGKVVESTIEAMTEISKSAKEILTVIEVIDSIAFQTNLLALNASVEAARAGEKGKGFAVVASEVRNLALRSASASKDISELLGSSNIKVKQGSKLASESGETLKTIVESVYGLASQVQTIAEACNTQSSGIEQINLAIKQIDGITQQNNTLVEMTNASGLSLLSKANELREMVEQFDIGKTKAELMKVVS, from the coding sequence ATGAAAAGTGTTAAGGCAAAACTTATTTCTGCGGTAACAGCGGGTTTAGTGGTAATGCTCATCGGTGCGATGATTACTGTTTTGGTGATGAAACGCGTCGCGGAGCAGTATGACAGCATGATAGACAATGAATTGGCTGCCCGTGAGCAAATAAATATAGTGCTCGATGATTTCAAAACCCAAGTACAAGAGTGGAAAAATGTACTCATTAGAGGAAGAGATCCTGCCCAGCTAAATAAATATTGGTCAAGATTTGAAACCAAAGAAGCTGAGGTACAAAAGCAACTCAGTTCAATTGTTTCAGCCTATGTGTTACCAACTACCCTAGAAAATAAGTTGCGTGAATATCAAAAAGAACACCTCACCTTAGGACAAAAATATCGTGAAGCGGTGGAGCTATTCAAAAGTTCAGGCTTTGATATTAACCTTGCTGATGCTTCAGTGAGTGGAATAGACCGCCAAGCAAGTGTTTACTTACTTGAAATTAATGAGCAAATTAACGCGTTAGTAGACACGAGAACGAGTGAAATTGTCGCGACAAAAAACCAACTTATCTTTTTCAGTACTCTAGGACTCATCATTGTTGCGCTTGTGACTTTAGGATTACTGACTTGGTATATGCAGCATTTAATCACTCGTCCAATCCGCCGCGCATCTGATGTGGCCAAGGCAATTGCGAGTGGTCGATTAGACAACAAAGTTGTTGTACACAGTAACGATGAAATAGGTAACTTACTGGCAAATTTACGGCAAATGCAAACTAGCTTACTTGATGCGACTCAAAAACTAGAACTACAAGCAAGAGAAAACTTACGGATCCGTTATGCGCTAAATAACGTGGCCGCACCTGTGCTTTTGTGTGATGACAGTAATCAAGTGATCTATGTGAACGCGCAGTGTGATTCTTTATTTGATGGATACCGCATCGCGTTAAGCGTGCCGGCTGAAGTCGTTAATCATCCAATTCCCGAAGCGTTACTTCACAGCTCTAAAGCACTGCAGCAGGCTGCCGGTCAATTAGTACGCCAGTTAGAGTGGGAGTGGCGTGTGGGTGACATAATCATCGAGGCAACCGCTAACCCGGTTTCCGATCAAAATGGTAGGGTGCTAGGTACGGTATTTGAATTTAAGGATTTAAGTCAGACAAGACGTGCAGAGCAACAGGTTGAACAGCTCATTAAGTCAGCTTCCGATGGCAAACTAAGTGAACGTCTAAACCTTGAGGGATACGTTGGCTCCATGAAATTAATAGCCAGCGGACTTAACAAACTACTTGATGCTGTTGAGCAACCCATTAGCCAAACAAAACAATATCTAACTTCGCTTTCAAAAGGAGAAATTCCCGAGCAGATTAGCGGTGAGTTTAAGGGCGAATTTGCGCAAATACATAAGGCCTTACAACGCGCCACCTCATCACTATCGTTACTTATTGAGGATACTTACAGTTTAGTTGCCGCCGCAGGAGAAGGGGAGCTCTCTACTCGCGCGGATGAAGCCAAACATCAGGGTGAATTTCGGAAAATCATTCGTGGTGTTAATGAAACGCTTGATGCGGTCTCTAAACCCGTAGCCCTTACTAGTGGGTATCTAGAAAGTATCGCAAAAGGAGAATTACCCGCCTTAACGAATGATGGTTATAAAGGAGAGTTTAATAGCATCTATCAAAGCCTTTTTGCTTGTGTTGGTGCGATAAAGTTGATGCTAACCGATGCCGAGAAGCTTGCTGATGCGGCCAGCGAAGGAGACTTGCATCATAGAGCAGACGCTAGCAATCACCATGGCGCATACGCCTGCATAATTACAGCCATGAATGAAACGCTGGACTCGATAGAAGCGCCGCTTAAGGAGTGCATGAATGTGATGGATGGGCTGTCTCAAGGCAATTTAACTCGCCAAGTTGAAAAAAGCTATGCGGGTGATTTTGCGCTGCTGAAACAATCGGTGAATACCAGTGTTGGCAACTTAGCCAATATGATGCAAAAGCTGCTGGCCATGGCGGAATCCATCACGGTTTCGGTACAGCAGATCACCACAGGCATCGAAGAGTTAAGTGAACGTTCCTCTTCTCAAGCCGCATCTATTGAAGAAACACGAGTATCAGTCGGTGAAATCACCGAAACCGTGCACTCAAACGCCAGTAATGCGCAATCGGCTAATCAGTTGGCTATAGAAGTTAACCAGCAAGCACAGCAAGGTGGAAAGGTAGTTGAGTCAACGATTGAGGCAATGACCGAAATTAGTAAGAGTGCCAAAGAAATACTTACCGTCATTGAGGTTATTGATTCTATTGCGTTTCAAACTAACTTATTAGCGCTGAACGCCTCTGTTGAAGCTGCAAGAGCCGGAGAAAAAGGAAAAGGTTTTGCGGTCGTCGCCTCAGAAGTGAGAAATTTAGCGCTGCGCAGTGCAAGCGCCTCAAAAGACATTTCTGAGTTGCTGGGAAGCAGTAACATCAAAGTGAAGCAAGGGTCTAAGTTGGCGTCAGAATCCGGTGAGACGTTAAAAACCATCGTGGAAAGTGTGTATGGACTTGCATCGCAAGTGCAGACGATTGCTGAAGCTTGCAATACGCAATCAAGTGGTATTGAGCAAATTAATCTAGCGATTAAACAAATTGATGGTATCACGCAACAAAACAATACCTTGGTAGAGATGACGAATGCATCGGGGCTGTCATTGTTGAGTAAAGCCAATGAATTGCGAGAGATGGTTGAGCAGTTTGATATCGGCAAGACTAAAGCGGAATTGATGAAAGTGGTGAGCTAA
- a CDS encoding sensor histidine kinase → MSAFFRYPTAWLVTTIFTWLAVAIPSLVYAQQKAQWLPWVQHIGVLILVLLCINESEKYYGYKARYSMLFVLALLIQSINLTSPAAIHLIYNVKLVGILAFYVPLSFALGYILVTSCLYVASQYFFWGHGFEYLNAVLFACFQLFAYVVCKRMQKEQEAKEALQLAHSQLSATQSLLSQSIAKQERLQLARELHDDVGHQITSLIVNLDVARRTAAAPLTELLDSCYLQAKDTLKCIRDLVSDKRSNEHIDLHDALLRLTESIPRLNIELDYEHHPLLEKLSYANCILKCCQEAITNTLKHAKADKMQVRVYCQQGLKVRISDNGITLNSIRFGNGLAGMQERIQELGGSLDVSTHQGVTLTIHFGTTNG, encoded by the coding sequence ATGTCGGCGTTTTTTCGCTATCCGACGGCTTGGTTGGTAACAACCATTTTCACTTGGTTAGCCGTTGCAATACCAAGTTTGGTTTATGCTCAGCAGAAAGCACAATGGCTGCCTTGGGTACAGCATATCGGTGTTTTGATCCTCGTACTTTTATGTATCAATGAATCCGAAAAATACTATGGTTACAAGGCTAGATATTCAATGCTGTTTGTATTGGCGCTTTTGATCCAGTCAATTAACCTTACTTCCCCCGCCGCAATTCATCTTATTTACAACGTAAAACTCGTTGGGATCCTTGCTTTTTATGTTCCTTTAAGTTTTGCGCTTGGGTATATCCTAGTTACCTCCTGCTTATATGTTGCGTCGCAATACTTTTTTTGGGGACATGGCTTTGAATATCTCAACGCTGTGTTATTTGCTTGTTTTCAGTTATTTGCGTACGTGGTGTGTAAAAGAATGCAAAAAGAACAAGAAGCCAAAGAAGCGCTACAACTTGCCCACAGTCAGCTATCTGCAACGCAGTCCCTGCTAAGCCAAAGTATTGCTAAACAAGAACGCCTTCAGTTAGCACGAGAATTACATGACGATGTTGGACATCAAATAACCAGTCTGATTGTAAATTTAGATGTCGCAAGACGAACTGCGGCTGCACCATTAACCGAGCTATTAGATAGCTGCTATTTGCAAGCTAAAGACACCCTAAAATGTATTCGCGATTTAGTCAGCGACAAGCGTAGCAACGAGCATATCGATCTCCATGATGCATTGCTGAGGCTTACTGAATCTATCCCTCGTCTTAACATTGAACTCGACTATGAACATCACCCGTTACTCGAGAAATTAAGTTATGCCAATTGCATTTTAAAATGCTGCCAAGAGGCCATCACCAATACCTTGAAGCACGCCAAGGCGGATAAAATGCAAGTACGAGTGTATTGTCAACAAGGGTTAAAAGTACGAATAAGTGACAACGGCATTACCTTAAATAGTATTCGATTTGGAAATGGTCTGGCTGGTATGCAGGAACGGATCCAAGAACTCGGCGGCAGTCTTGATGTGTCAACTCATCAAGGCGTAACATTAACTATCCATTTTGGGACGACAAATGGCTAA
- a CDS encoding response regulator gives MAKISVYLVDDQALVRQGMQALLSLSGDIICSGSCGSGSEFIQQVQLNQITADIVLLDMRMPELDGVDVLTELLPLAIKFKVIILTTFNDTAKLKLALELGAKGCLLKDVDLEELIDAVRQVHQGELIIQEELAETLLKPDPTLDKLTTREKDILKLIAKGYSNKEIANTLYKAEGTIRNSVSCLLAKLQVRDRTQATLKAKALGFGD, from the coding sequence ATGGCTAAAATATCAGTTTACCTAGTCGATGATCAGGCGCTTGTGCGCCAGGGTATGCAAGCACTTCTTTCGCTAAGTGGTGACATTATTTGTTCTGGAAGTTGTGGCAGCGGCAGTGAGTTCATCCAACAGGTTCAATTAAACCAAATTACAGCTGACATTGTACTTTTAGATATGCGAATGCCTGAGCTAGATGGTGTCGATGTGCTCACCGAGCTTTTGCCTTTGGCAATCAAGTTTAAAGTCATTATCCTCACTACCTTCAACGATACTGCAAAGCTAAAATTAGCCCTAGAGCTTGGTGCTAAAGGCTGTCTTCTTAAGGACGTGGACTTAGAAGAGTTAATTGATGCCGTTCGACAAGTCCATCAAGGTGAACTCATCATCCAAGAAGAACTGGCTGAGACCTTACTAAAACCTGACCCCACTTTAGATAAGCTCACCACACGAGAAAAGGATATTTTAAAACTAATCGCGAAAGGATATTCCAATAAGGAAATCGCCAATACGTTATATAAAGCGGAAGGTACGATCCGTAACTCAGTTTCTTGCCTGCTTGCAAAACTACAAGTACGAGACAGAACCCAAGCAACACTGAAAGCTAAAGCGCTCGGCTTCGGGGATTGA
- a CDS encoding histone deacetylase family protein, which yields MNNPNLPLVYHSNYSFNFDPKHRFVMSKFARLYQEVDALGLIHNNVYSPESGNPSPLESVHCEQYIWDLWRNQLDAKLMRRIGLPWSEQLMARTFTAPLGTLKTAELALKHGIACHLAGGTHHAHYDFGSGFCMVNDLAFTATHLLDNNQITNALIFDLDVHQGDGTAAMLKHNPYVYTCSIHCEKNFPFRKHASDLDIGLEIGISDTHYLEIVAHTLESLLIDLNPDIVLYDAGVDVWQGDNLGKLDISWLGIAKRDALVLTLCQKHGVPVATVIGGGYDKDHQRLAKRHAIVVQQAAKL from the coding sequence TTGAACAACCCAAATTTACCACTAGTTTATCACTCTAATTACTCATTCAATTTTGACCCAAAGCACCGCTTTGTGATGAGTAAATTTGCGCGTCTTTACCAAGAAGTAGATGCACTAGGGCTAATTCACAACAATGTTTATAGCCCAGAGTCAGGCAACCCATCGCCACTTGAAAGCGTGCACTGCGAGCAATATATTTGGGACTTATGGCGTAATCAACTCGACGCTAAATTGATGCGCCGTATAGGTCTACCTTGGTCAGAGCAGCTTATGGCGCGTACTTTTACTGCGCCTCTTGGAACGCTAAAAACTGCAGAACTTGCGCTTAAACATGGTATTGCATGCCATTTAGCCGGTGGCACGCACCACGCACACTATGATTTTGGCTCTGGTTTTTGTATGGTGAATGATCTTGCCTTTACAGCTACGCATTTGCTCGACAACAATCAGATCACCAATGCCTTAATTTTTGATTTGGATGTTCATCAAGGCGACGGTACCGCCGCTATGCTAAAGCACAACCCGTATGTTTATACCTGCTCAATCCACTGCGAGAAAAACTTCCCCTTTCGTAAACATGCTAGCGATTTAGATATTGGCTTAGAAATAGGGATCAGTGACACACACTACCTAGAAATTGTCGCACATACGCTTGAGTCATTATTGATTGATCTAAATCCAGATATTGTGCTGTACGACGCTGGTGTCGATGTTTGGCAAGGTGATAACTTAGGTAAATTGGATATCTCATGGCTTGGCATTGCGAAACGAGATGCATTGGTGCTGACATTATGTCAAAAGCATGGTGTCCCTGTCGCAACCGTGATTGGTGGCGGATACGATAAAGATCACCAAAGACTAGCAAAGCGCCACGCGATTGTGGTGCAGCAAGCTGCAAAGCTTTAA